The genomic segment GGTGCATCGGCTATCGCGCGGACTTTTCGTGGATCGACGTGCCGGTGTTTGACGGCCTCGGCTACCCGGCCCACACGCGCGGCATCACCCCCGCACCCGGCCTGTATTTTCTCGGCCTGCCGTGGCTCTACACCTGGGGCTCGGGGCGCTTCTCGGGCGTCGCCCGCGATGCCGCGCATGTGGTGGCGCACCTCGACGCCCACCGGCAAACCCGTGGCCTTGCCGCCGCAAGGCCGCTCAATGAACTGGCGCTTGGCGCCTGAACGGCGCACTGCAGATTCTTGACAGGGCACGTCAACTGGGCGAGCGTCAGCGCCGTTCCATCACCCGGCGCCACCATGCTCCACGTTCATTCCCTCGCCATCGCCTTGCTGTTCGTGGGCACCGCCACTGCCGCCTTCGCGACCACGCCACCGCTCAGTGCCGAGGAGCTGACCGTCTGCGCGCAGCGCGTGCAGCAGCTTCGCCAACAGTCGCCCGAGCTGTTGCAACGCAACGCCGACCACGATGCCCGCCGCGATGAAATCCTTGCCCGGCGCCGCGCGCTGGACACCACTTCGATGTCGCGCGACAAAGATGACCTTGCAGCCGGTCTCGAGATTCGCCGGCAACGCAATGCACTCAATGGCGACGCGCTGGCGCTGAACCGCGAGATTCAAAAGCTGCGCGACGAGATCTCGGCCAACAGCAAAGTGCGTGACGCTTACGACAGCGACTGCGCACGGCGCCCCTACTCCCGAAACGCCCTGAACCAGCTGCCGCAGGCCCAGCAGGACGCCATGCGCGCCGGTCTGGCCGACATCCAGGCGCCCGAGTTGCCCCGCGACCTGAAGCCGCTACCCGGCGTCGACACGCCCTGAGCGCCGCAACCGCCACGATTGCGGTGGTCGGGGCCGGGAGTGTCGGCTGCTACATCGGTGGGCGACTGGCGGCCAGCGGTTGCGACGTGCGCTTTATCGGCCGTCAGCGCCTCGCCGACACCCTTGCGCGGCATGGGCTGACATTGACCAATCTGGAGGGTCAATCCTGGCGGGTGGCGCCTTCGGCCATTCGCTACAGCACCGACCTCGCCGCCGCCACCGCCGCCGACCTGGTGCTGGTCACGGTCAAATCGGCCGCAACGGGCGACATCGCCAAAGGTCTTGCGCCGGTGATCAAACCGGGTGCCGTGGTCATCAGCTTGCAGAACGGTCTCGACAACGCCGCACAGCTCGCCGCCGTGCTGGGGCAACAATCCGTGCTCACCGGCATGGTGCCGTACAACATTGCTGATCACGGCGAGGGCGTCTTTCACCAGGGGTCTGCCGGCGTGTTGGCGGTGTCGACGCACCCCGCGCTCGCGCCCTGGCAAAAAACCTTCGCCGAGGCCGGCATGCCGCTGGCCGTGCACGCCGACATGCGCGCCGTGCAGTGGGCCAAGTTGTTGATGAACCTCAACAACGCCATCAACGCCCTGTCAGGCCTGCCGCTGAAAGCCGAACTTGCACAGCGCAGCTATCGCCGCTGCCTGGCGCTGGCGCAGCGCGAAGCCTTGGGCTTTCTCGCGCTTGAGGGCATTGCCCCGGCAAAGCTCACACCGCTACCGCCCGGATGGCTACCCGCGGCGCTATCGACCCCCGACGCCCTGTTCAAAGCCTTGGGCAACCGCATGTTGGCCATCGACCCTCTGGCCCGGTCATCCATGTGGGACGACCTGCAACTCGGTCGCCGCACAGAGGTCGACTGGATCAACGGCGAGGTCGTGCGCCTGGCGGTCAAACATCAGCGCCGCGCCCCGGTCAACGCCAAGCTGGTGGCGCTGATTCGTGACGCCGAAGCCGGCGGCAAACGCGACTGGTCCGGCCGCGAGCTGCTGGTCACATTGCGCTCCGCCGTCGCTGGTTAGAGCCGCGGCGACAAGGCGATGTTGACCGAAATCCGGTCGCCGCTGGGCGTCAGTGTCACATCGACCGCCCGGTCTTCCTTGGCGAATCGCAGACGCTGCATCCCGATGTCAGCGCCCGTCAGATCACTCTCGTCGACCCAGCCCTGCGCGGCCATCTCGCGCTGATAGAAACTGCTGATTGTCGCCATGTCGCCTTCGGCGGCGCCCTGCAGCATCATCGTGTCCGACATGCCGGTCACCGACGCAAGCTCCATTTCCGGATAAAGGACCACGTCATCGGGGAAATTGTCGGGCAGCGTCACCGACGTGGCCGCCGCTGCGCCGGGATCGTCCGCATCGCCGGCTGCCGCCATCGAGCCGCGCTCGCGCGACTCCGATGCCGAATCCTGCTCGGCCTCCTCGTTCAACGCCGCCACTTCCTCGGCGAACAAGTCCTGCTGCTCGTCACTGGGCCCACACGCGGCCAAGAGCAACAAGATGCCGCACACACCTGCAACTGAGGTCTGTTTCATCATGATTCCTCACACGAGTTCGCTGACTAGGGTAACGACCCACGCCCAACTGCGGGTGAATCGGCACGCGGGGGTGGCGGGCTCGGCAGGCGGGTTTTCGCCCCGACCCTTTCGACATCATCGGGCGACGTGCATCTGGGAAAGCACCCTGCGGCCCGCAATTGCGTAGGCTCATGGCATCACCCTTGGACCGGAGATTTTTCGTGACTGACACCGCCCCCGCGCCGACCGGCGAGTTCATCCTCAGCCAGACGATGCTGCGCATTCGCGACCCGAAGGCATCGCTGGCGTTTTACGTCGACGTGCTGGGCATGACCCTGCTCAGTCAGTTTGATTTCCCTGAGATGAAGTTTTCGCTGTACTTCGTCGGCTACCTGCGCGAGGAAGACGGCCCGCTACCGGACGATCCAAAGGCACGCGCCGAGTTCACGTTTTTGCAGAAGGGCGCCATTGAGCTGACGCACAACTGGGGCACCGAAAATGACCCGAACTTCGCCGGCTACCACAACGGCAACACCGAGCCGCGCGGCTTCGGCCACATCGGCATCACCGTCCCTGACGTCATTGCCGCCTGCGAATACTTTGAACGCATGAAGGTCGCGTTCGCCAAGCGGCCGGAAGACGGCGCCATGAAGAACATCGCCTTCATCAAGGACCCGGACGGCTACTGGATCGAGGTGCTGTCGGCGCGCGGTCTGGCCAGCAAGGTCGCCTGACGCGCACCCGTTGATGAGCGCCTGGGCGCTGTTCCTCACCGTGGCGGTGGCCCATCAACTGGCAATGATGAGCCCCGGCCCTGACTTTGCCGTGGTCACCCAGCAGACCCTGCGCTTCGGCCGCCGCGCGGGCGTGCTGGTGGCGGCGGGCATCGCCAGCAGCATCGTCATCCACCTGGCCTACGGCCTGTTTGGCCTCAGCTGGATCACCCAACATGTGCCGGGCCTGCTTGACGGGCTGCGTCTGGCCGGCGGTGCGGTGTTGATCCTGATGGGCGCCGCCGCGCTGCGTCCCGCTGCGAACACGGCCACCGCGCGAGAGCCAGGGCGCGACGGCAATCCGCTGCGCCGCTTCGGGCTCGGCTTCGCGACCAACCTGCTCAATCCCAAGGCGGCCCTGTTTTTCGTGGCCTTGTTCACCTCGGTGATCAGCGCCCAGACCTCGATCGCGCTGCGCCTGGCGCTGGCCGGGTGGATCGTCGCCACGACCTTCGCTTGGTTCGCCTTCGTGGCCCTGACCTTGAGCGCGCCGGGCGTGCAGGCGCGACTGCAGCGCCATACCGACCTCATTCAGCGCGGTATGGCGCTGCTTTTGGTGGCGCTGGGGGCCGGTATGCTGTGGGCTGGATTTCAGCCTTGGAATGCATCGTCATGAGCGTCGCAGTCGAAGAGGTCGAGCTGCT from the Polycyclovorans algicola TG408 genome contains:
- a CDS encoding LysE family translocator translates to MSAWALFLTVAVAHQLAMMSPGPDFAVVTQQTLRFGRRAGVLVAAGIASSIVIHLAYGLFGLSWITQHVPGLLDGLRLAGGAVLILMGAAALRPAANTATAREPGRDGNPLRRFGLGFATNLLNPKAALFFVALFTSVISAQTSIALRLALAGWIVATTFAWFAFVALTLSAPGVQARLQRHTDLIQRGMALLLVALGAGMLWAGFQPWNASS
- the gloA gene encoding lactoylglutathione lyase → MLRIRDPKASLAFYVDVLGMTLLSQFDFPEMKFSLYFVGYLREEDGPLPDDPKARAEFTFLQKGAIELTHNWGTENDPNFAGYHNGNTEPRGFGHIGITVPDVIAACEYFERMKVAFAKRPEDGAMKNIAFIKDPDGYWIEVLSARGLASKVA
- a CDS encoding 2-dehydropantoate 2-reductase; translated protein: MVGAGSVGCYIGGRLAASGCDVRFIGRQRLADTLARHGLTLTNLEGQSWRVAPSAIRYSTDLAAATAADLVLVTVKSAATGDIAKGLAPVIKPGAVVISLQNGLDNAAQLAAVLGQQSVLTGMVPYNIADHGEGVFHQGSAGVLAVSTHPALAPWQKTFAEAGMPLAVHADMRAVQWAKLLMNLNNAINALSGLPLKAELAQRSYRRCLALAQREALGFLALEGIAPAKLTPLPPGWLPAALSTPDALFKALGNRMLAIDPLARSSMWDDLQLGRRTEVDWINGEVVRLAVKHQRRAPVNAKLVALIRDAEAGGKRDWSGRELLVTLRSAVAG